One genomic region from Granulimonas faecalis encodes:
- the rpsB gene encoding 30S ribosomal protein S2 translates to MAVKINIKTLLDAGCHYGHQTRRWNPKMKPYIFGERNGIYILDLKQTIVDADKAYTFLKNLTAKGGTVLFVGTKKQAQEPVAAQAERCGMPYINNRWLGGVLTNFVTMRSRIERMTELEAMQEDGRMALLPKKEQSVLTKELEKLTKNLGGVREMKALPQALFVVDTKREEIAIREARRLKIPVVALLDTNSDPDVVDYGIPANDDAIRSVSLMCELIADAVLAGNGREQISAEEMAGTPAVTDAVENQILDVQPEVSDAKAAVSVDGRTVESVTTAETDDKVAR, encoded by the coding sequence ATGGCTGTCAAGATCAACATCAAGACCCTGCTCGACGCCGGCTGCCACTACGGCCACCAGACCCGCCGCTGGAACCCCAAGATGAAGCCCTACATCTTCGGCGAGCGCAACGGCATCTACATCCTCGACCTCAAGCAGACCATCGTCGACGCCGACAAGGCCTACACCTTCCTCAAGAACCTCACCGCCAAGGGCGGCACCGTGCTCTTCGTGGGCACCAAGAAGCAGGCCCAGGAGCCCGTGGCCGCCCAGGCCGAGCGCTGCGGCATGCCCTACATCAACAACCGCTGGCTGGGCGGCGTGCTCACGAACTTCGTGACCATGCGCTCCCGCATCGAGCGCATGACCGAGCTCGAGGCCATGCAGGAGGACGGCCGCATGGCGCTCCTCCCCAAGAAGGAGCAGTCCGTGCTCACCAAGGAGCTCGAGAAGCTCACCAAGAACCTCGGCGGCGTCCGTGAGATGAAGGCCCTGCCCCAGGCGCTCTTCGTGGTCGACACCAAGCGCGAGGAGATCGCCATCCGCGAGGCCCGTCGCCTGAAGATCCCCGTGGTCGCCCTCCTCGACACCAACTCCGACCCCGACGTCGTGGACTACGGCATCCCCGCCAACGACGACGCCATCCGCTCCGTCTCCCTCATGTGCGAGCTCATCGCCGACGCGGTGCTCGCCGGCAACGGCCGCGAGCAGATCTCTGCCGAGGAGATGGCCGGAACCCCCGCCGTCACCGACGCCGTGGAGAACCAGATCCTCGACGTGCAGCCCGAGGTCTCCGACGCCAAGGCCGCCGTCTCCGTGGACGGCCGGACCGTCGAGTCGGTGACCACCGCCGAGACCGACGACAAGGTCGCCCGCTAA
- a CDS encoding phosphatidate cytidylyltransferase, which produces MDKYERKRDEREELRLEGGTRSSRVRSGTEKLLTRTLSGLFYSVTVLVCIFWGPVPCAVLFCAMAWLCCSEFFRIARMLGRMPNELIGLTAAVAFVVCPLLPDVALMVVFSLLVLSCGVWFVWTARASISDAAITVLGPVYTGFLLSSVMYVRVIDIPSQPMPVAALLTFGVISSIWMSDAAAYFVGQRFGRHKMVPKISPHKTWEGFAGGMVGSVFVWLIMWVVGLPCVTLPLALLGGVCVGAVGVIGDLFESRLKRAAGVKDSGNFLPGHGGMLDRTDSILFGSMTAFFILRLGGLL; this is translated from the coding sequence ATGGACAAGTACGAAAGGAAGCGCGACGAGCGCGAGGAGCTCCGTCTCGAGGGCGGAACCCGCAGCTCCCGGGTGCGTTCCGGCACCGAGAAGCTGCTCACGCGCACGCTCTCGGGCCTCTTCTACAGCGTCACCGTGCTCGTGTGCATCTTCTGGGGGCCGGTGCCCTGCGCCGTGCTCTTCTGCGCCATGGCCTGGCTCTGCTGCTCGGAGTTCTTCCGCATCGCCCGCATGCTCGGACGCATGCCCAACGAGCTCATCGGGCTCACGGCGGCCGTGGCCTTCGTCGTGTGCCCGCTTCTGCCCGACGTGGCCCTCATGGTTGTCTTCTCGCTTCTGGTCCTCTCCTGCGGGGTGTGGTTCGTCTGGACCGCCCGCGCCTCCATCAGCGACGCCGCCATCACGGTGCTCGGCCCGGTCTACACGGGGTTCCTGCTGAGCTCCGTCATGTACGTCCGCGTCATAGACATCCCGAGCCAGCCCATGCCCGTGGCGGCCCTGCTCACCTTCGGCGTGATCTCGTCCATCTGGATGAGCGACGCCGCGGCGTACTTCGTGGGCCAGCGCTTCGGGCGGCACAAGATGGTGCCCAAGATCAGCCCCCACAAGACCTGGGAGGGCTTTGCCGGCGGCATGGTCGGCTCCGTCTTCGTGTGGCTGATCATGTGGGTCGTGGGACTGCCCTGCGTCACGCTGCCCCTCGCACTGCTCGGCGGCGTCTGCGTGGGCGCCGTGGGCGTCATCGGCGACCTCTTCGAGTCGCGCCTCAAGCGCGCCGCGGGTGTCAAGGACTCCGGCAACTTCCTGCCGGGTCACGGCGGCATGCTCGACCGCACCGACTCCATCCTCTTCGGCTCCATGACGGCCTTCTTCATCCTCAGGCTTGGAGGGCTCCTATGA
- the dxr gene encoding 1-deoxy-D-xylulose-5-phosphate reductoisomerase, which produces MNIFEDRAPSPPRPTPLRVAVLGCTGSIGRQALDVARQHPERVEVTALSVYGSTAELVALAREFRPSAVAVADRSYGDDGVLDGLPSGCGLFLGDEGVMELASLNDVDCVLVAVVGEAGIHAAHAALAARKVLACANKEALVAAGDLLMPMAEPGRLIPVDSEHSAIYQCLVGGRERELRRIWLTCSGGPFLGRTRESLASVTPEEALGHPTWAMGPKITVDSATLMNKGLEVIEAHHLFDVPVDAVEVLVHPQSKIHSMVEFADGSTVAQLGPSDMRIPIQYAFSYPHRWDAPCEPVDWRTAGELTFGAPDTETFRCLALALQAGRVGGTLPCAMNAANEVANQAFRDGRLGFLAIAEVVSAVMDATVPEPVESLAQVAEVDARARAKAAQAVSRLSC; this is translated from the coding sequence ATGAACATCTTCGAGGACCGCGCGCCCTCGCCGCCCCGCCCCACGCCACTGCGTGTGGCCGTCCTGGGCTGCACGGGCTCCATCGGCCGACAGGCCCTCGACGTCGCGAGGCAGCACCCGGAACGCGTGGAGGTGACGGCGCTCTCTGTGTACGGCAGCACCGCGGAGCTCGTGGCCTTGGCCCGGGAGTTCCGTCCCTCGGCCGTGGCCGTGGCCGACCGCTCCTACGGCGACGACGGCGTCCTCGACGGCCTGCCGTCTGGCTGCGGCCTGTTCCTCGGCGACGAGGGGGTCATGGAGCTCGCCTCCCTGAACGACGTGGACTGCGTCCTCGTGGCAGTGGTGGGGGAGGCCGGCATCCACGCCGCCCACGCCGCCCTGGCCGCGCGCAAGGTGCTCGCCTGCGCCAACAAGGAGGCCCTCGTGGCCGCCGGCGACCTCCTCATGCCCATGGCCGAGCCCGGCCGCCTCATACCGGTGGACTCCGAGCACTCGGCCATCTACCAGTGCCTGGTGGGAGGCCGCGAACGCGAGCTCCGGCGCATCTGGCTCACGTGCTCCGGCGGCCCCTTCCTCGGGCGCACCCGCGAGAGCCTCGCGTCGGTGACCCCCGAGGAGGCGCTCGGCCACCCCACCTGGGCCATGGGCCCCAAGATCACCGTGGACTCCGCGACCCTCATGAACAAGGGCCTCGAGGTCATCGAGGCCCACCACCTCTTCGACGTCCCCGTGGACGCCGTGGAGGTCCTCGTGCACCCCCAGAGCAAGATCCACTCCATGGTGGAGTTCGCGGACGGCTCCACCGTCGCGCAACTCGGCCCCTCCGACATGCGGATCCCCATCCAGTACGCCTTCAGCTACCCGCACCGTTGGGACGCGCCCTGCGAGCCCGTGGACTGGCGGACGGCGGGGGAGCTCACATTCGGCGCCCCCGACACGGAGACGTTCCGCTGCCTGGCCCTGGCACTTCAGGCGGGGCGGGTCGGCGGCACGCTGCCCTGTGCCATGAACGCCGCCAACGAGGTGGCCAACCAGGCATTCCGCGACGGGCGCCTGGGCTTCCTCGCCATCGCCGAGGTGGTCTCCGCGGTCATGGACGCCACCGTGCCCGAGCCGGTGGAGTCGCTCGCCCAGGTGGCCGAGGTCGACGCCCGTGCCCGCGCCAAGGCGGCCCAGGCGGTCTCGAGGCTGTCGTGCTAG
- a CDS encoding proline--tRNA ligase, with translation MSSLYAPTLKEDPADADLASHRLLLRAGMIRKTAAGLYSYLPLAWRSLEKIEDIIRDEMDTHGAQEVLLPILTPAELWEESGRYDAYGPELMRLSDRHDRDFVLGPTHEETMTDLVRGELRSYKQLPVNLYQIQQKYRDELRPRFGLMRGREFIMKDGYSFDADAEGMQRSFDTMYDAYSGVCDRCGIKALPVAADSGQIGGSTSIEFMALAEAGEAALVYCPDCGYAADEEAATVVISVEDGPETHDHELECVETPGVHTIAELAGLFDVPEAACRKAVALVDGEGRPVVCIVPGDHELNEVKASHAFGGYHLMSDEELESFGLFKGCIGPVGLPEGVSCVCDVSLRGSLSWLVGANRPESHYLGARPGRDFEPDAWEDLASAKASDACPVCGKPLAAARGIEMGQIFQLGDKYSRSMGATFLDRDGKERYFQMGCYGIGVTRTLAAVVEQCHDDSGIVWPVSVAPFEVEVVALDTADDLVWPAAQQVADQLVEAGVQVLLDDRKERPGVKFNDADLLGLPYQVILGKKAVAKGMCEVKDRATGERREVAIDEVVVEVGSEVIARRR, from the coding sequence ATGAGCTCGCTGTACGCACCCACCCTCAAGGAGGACCCGGCCGACGCGGACCTCGCGAGCCATCGCCTCCTGCTGAGGGCCGGCATGATCCGCAAGACCGCCGCCGGGCTCTACTCGTACCTGCCGCTCGCCTGGCGCTCCCTCGAGAAGATCGAGGACATCATCCGCGACGAGATGGACACCCACGGGGCCCAGGAGGTCCTCCTGCCCATCCTCACCCCGGCGGAGCTCTGGGAGGAGTCCGGCCGCTACGATGCCTACGGCCCCGAGCTCATGCGCCTCTCCGACCGCCACGACCGCGACTTCGTGCTCGGCCCCACCCACGAGGAGACCATGACCGACCTCGTGCGCGGCGAGCTCCGCTCCTACAAGCAGCTGCCGGTCAACCTCTACCAGATCCAGCAGAAGTACCGCGACGAGCTGCGCCCGCGCTTCGGCCTCATGCGCGGCCGCGAGTTCATCATGAAGGACGGCTACTCCTTCGACGCCGACGCCGAGGGCATGCAGCGCTCCTTCGACACGATGTACGACGCCTACTCCGGCGTCTGCGACCGCTGCGGCATCAAGGCCCTCCCGGTGGCCGCCGACTCCGGCCAGATCGGCGGCTCCACCTCCATCGAGTTCATGGCCCTCGCCGAGGCCGGGGAGGCGGCGCTCGTCTACTGCCCCGACTGCGGCTACGCCGCCGACGAGGAGGCCGCCACGGTGGTCATCTCCGTCGAGGACGGCCCCGAGACCCACGACCACGAGCTCGAGTGCGTGGAGACGCCCGGCGTCCACACCATCGCCGAGCTCGCCGGGCTCTTCGACGTCCCCGAGGCCGCCTGCCGCAAGGCCGTGGCCCTCGTGGACGGCGAGGGGAGGCCCGTGGTGTGCATCGTCCCGGGCGACCACGAGCTCAACGAGGTCAAGGCGTCCCACGCCTTCGGCGGCTACCACCTCATGAGCGATGAGGAGCTCGAGTCGTTCGGCCTGTTCAAGGGCTGCATCGGCCCCGTGGGGCTCCCCGAGGGCGTCTCCTGCGTCTGCGACGTCTCCCTGCGCGGCTCCCTCAGCTGGCTCGTGGGCGCCAACCGCCCCGAGAGCCACTACCTGGGCGCCCGCCCAGGCCGCGACTTCGAGCCGGACGCCTGGGAGGACCTCGCCAGCGCCAAGGCGTCGGACGCCTGCCCCGTGTGCGGCAAGCCGCTCGCGGCGGCCCGCGGCATCGAGATGGGCCAGATCTTCCAGCTCGGTGACAAGTACTCCCGGTCCATGGGGGCCACGTTCCTCGACAGGGACGGCAAGGAGCGGTACTTCCAGATGGGGTGCTACGGCATCGGCGTGACGCGCACGCTCGCCGCCGTGGTCGAGCAGTGCCACGACGACTCCGGCATCGTGTGGCCGGTCTCGGTGGCGCCGTTCGAGGTCGAGGTCGTCGCCCTCGACACCGCGGACGACCTCGTGTGGCCCGCCGCCCAGCAGGTGGCCGACCAGCTCGTGGAGGCCGGCGTCCAGGTGCTGCTCGACGACCGCAAGGAGCGCCCGGGCGTGAAGTTCAACGACGCCGACCTCCTCGGCCTGCCCTACCAGGTGATCCTCGGCAAGAAGGCCGTGGCCAAGGGCATGTGCGAGGTCAAGGACCGCGCCACCGGCGAGCGCCGCGAGGTGGCCATCGACGAGGTCGTCGTCGAGGTGGGCTCCGAGGTCATCGCCCGCAGGCGCTAG
- the pyrH gene encoding UMP kinase, with product MEDYKYRRILLKLSGEALMGDGEYGMDPKMLEHLAESIKTIHDDGIEVGIVVGGGNIFRGMAGAAAGMDRAQADYMGMLATVMNALALQDAFEKAGMMTRVMSAIEMHEVAETYIRRRAIRHLEKGRVVIFAAGTGNPYFTTDTAAALRACEIDADCLMKATKVDGIYDKDPMRHEDAKRYDTISYRDVLAQGLKVMDATATALSQDNHMPIIVFDISEDDVFEKALKGESVGTTVVEEETL from the coding sequence GTGGAAGACTACAAGTACCGCCGTATTCTGCTCAAGCTCTCCGGAGAGGCCCTCATGGGCGACGGCGAGTACGGCATGGACCCCAAGATGCTCGAGCACCTCGCCGAGTCCATCAAGACCATCCATGACGACGGCATCGAGGTGGGCATCGTCGTCGGCGGCGGCAACATCTTCCGCGGCATGGCCGGCGCCGCCGCGGGCATGGACCGCGCCCAGGCCGACTACATGGGCATGCTCGCCACGGTCATGAACGCCCTCGCGCTCCAGGACGCCTTCGAGAAGGCCGGCATGATGACCAGGGTCATGAGTGCCATCGAGATGCACGAGGTGGCCGAGACCTACATCCGCCGCCGCGCCATCCGCCACCTGGAGAAGGGCCGCGTGGTCATCTTCGCCGCCGGCACGGGCAACCCCTACTTCACCACCGACACCGCGGCGGCCCTCCGCGCCTGCGAGATCGACGCCGACTGCCTCATGAAGGCCACCAAGGTCGACGGCATCTACGACAAGGACCCGATGAGGCACGAGGACGCCAAGCGCTACGACACCATCAGCTACCGCGACGTCCTCGCGCAGGGACTCAAGGTCATGGACGCCACCGCCACGGCCCTGAGCCAGGACAACCATATGCCCATCATCGTCTTCGACATCTCCGAGGACGACGTGTTCGAGAAGGCCCTTAAGGGAGAGTCGGTGGGAACCACCGTCGTGGAAGAGGAGACCCTCTGA
- a CDS encoding site-2 protease family protein, whose protein sequence is MLAGLGGAVSAILWGLVLLSVLVFVHEGGHFLAARVLGIRVREFFLGMPCRFRLAWESRRYGTVYGATPLLLGGYTMVCGMDGASSPHLAGALASVAAHGRATVDQVAADAGCTAEEAVEALATLADWGSVAPYYDPDLGERPTDSTWPSSFETLERDPSLLTKYDRGHDFSLPGTTAQGEPHALGEGPEAFLAAERSHTYLAHGFWGRTFVLVSGVAVNLVCGILLVVAVLTLAGVPMVGDAPVAGSVTEGSLAQQAGIEAGDEFVSVDGTPVSTWQGTVEAVREALSEGTDFTVTVRRDGRPVDVGVALDGPAETLGIQGTVENVRLGIGESLSYALSYVGATASFILRLLQPAHIGEVIESSSSVVGISVMASEAASQGMASFALLAAAVSLSLAFMNLLPIPPLDGGKVVIEAIQAVRRRPVSMRVQQGVSMVGIALFMLLFFVLLRQDIVRFVLGG, encoded by the coding sequence GTGCTAGCCGGGCTCGGCGGGGCGGTCTCCGCTATCCTCTGGGGCCTCGTGCTCCTCTCGGTCCTCGTCTTCGTCCATGAGGGCGGTCACTTCCTCGCGGCCCGTGTCCTCGGCATCCGCGTGCGCGAGTTCTTCCTCGGCATGCCCTGCCGGTTCCGCCTCGCATGGGAGTCGCGCCGCTACGGCACCGTCTACGGCGCCACGCCCCTGCTGCTGGGCGGCTATACCATGGTCTGCGGCATGGACGGCGCGTCGAGCCCGCACCTCGCCGGCGCCCTCGCCTCGGTGGCGGCCCACGGTCGCGCCACGGTGGACCAGGTGGCCGCCGACGCCGGCTGCACGGCCGAGGAGGCCGTCGAGGCGCTGGCCACCCTCGCCGATTGGGGCTCCGTGGCCCCGTACTACGACCCCGACCTCGGCGAGAGGCCCACGGATTCCACGTGGCCCTCGTCCTTCGAGACCTTGGAGCGCGACCCGTCGCTCCTCACCAAGTACGACCGCGGCCACGACTTCTCGCTGCCCGGCACCACGGCCCAGGGCGAGCCCCACGCCCTCGGGGAGGGCCCCGAGGCCTTCCTCGCCGCCGAGCGCTCCCACACCTACCTTGCCCACGGGTTCTGGGGCCGCACCTTCGTCCTCGTGAGCGGCGTTGCCGTGAACCTCGTCTGCGGGATCCTGCTCGTCGTGGCGGTGCTCACCCTCGCGGGCGTCCCCATGGTGGGCGACGCCCCCGTGGCGGGATCGGTGACCGAGGGGTCCCTGGCCCAGCAGGCCGGCATCGAGGCCGGCGACGAGTTCGTGTCGGTGGACGGGACCCCCGTCTCCACCTGGCAGGGGACCGTCGAGGCCGTCCGGGAGGCCCTCTCCGAGGGCACCGACTTCACGGTCACGGTGAGGCGCGACGGCAGGCCTGTGGACGTGGGCGTGGCCCTCGACGGCCCCGCCGAGACCCTCGGCATCCAGGGGACGGTGGAGAACGTGCGCCTCGGCATCGGCGAGTCCCTCTCCTATGCCCTCTCCTACGTGGGGGCGACCGCCTCGTTCATCCTCAGGCTGCTCCAGCCCGCCCACATCGGCGAGGTCATCGAGAGCTCCAGCTCCGTCGTCGGCATCTCGGTCATGGCCAGCGAGGCAGCGAGCCAGGGGATGGCGTCGTTCGCACTGCTCGCGGCCGCGGTGTCCCTGAGCCTGGCCTTCATGAACCTGCTGCCCATACCGCCGCTGGACGGCGGCAAGGTCGTGATCGAGGCCATCCAGGCCGTGCGCCGGCGCCCCGTCTCCATGCGCGTGCAGCAGGGTGTGTCCATGGTGGGTATAGCCCTGTTCATGCTCCTGTTCTTCGTCCTGCTCCGGCAGGACATCGTCCGCTTCGTCTTGGGAGGCTGA
- the frr gene encoding ribosome recycling factor yields MSDTINNAKSKMEKCLDTLKANFSKVRTGRANPHVLDAIKVDYYGVETPVTQLAGVKVPEATMLLVEPWDKSVLNAIEKAIRNSDLGINPSNDGSSIRLPFPAPTEERRRELVKDCKGYAEEARVAVRNVRRDANGKIEREEENSEDDVRREHAEVQKLTDSYIKKIDEALKAKEAEVMEI; encoded by the coding sequence ATGAGCGATACCATCAACAACGCAAAGAGCAAGATGGAGAAGTGCCTCGACACCCTCAAGGCCAACTTCTCCAAGGTCCGCACCGGCCGCGCCAACCCCCACGTGCTCGACGCCATCAAGGTCGACTACTACGGCGTGGAGACCCCGGTCACCCAGCTCGCCGGCGTGAAGGTCCCCGAGGCCACCATGCTGCTCGTCGAGCCCTGGGACAAGTCGGTGCTCAACGCCATCGAGAAGGCCATCCGCAACTCCGACCTCGGTATCAACCCGTCCAACGACGGCTCCTCCATCCGCCTGCCCTTCCCGGCCCCCACCGAGGAGCGCCGCCGCGAGCTCGTCAAGGACTGCAAGGGCTACGCCGAGGAGGCCCGCGTGGCAGTGCGCAACGTCCGCCGCGACGCCAACGGCAAGATCGAGCGCGAGGAGGAGAACTCCGAGGACGACGTCCGCCGCGAGCATGCCGAGGTCCAGAAGCTCACCGACTCCTACATCAAGAAGATCGACGAGGCGCTGAAGGCCAAAGAGGCCGAGGTAATGGAGATCTAG
- the tsf gene encoding translation elongation factor Ts encodes MATKITAQMVKQLREMTDSPMMECKKALVEAEGDLEKAVDVLRTMGIAKAVKKAGRDTNEGTVGAFVTADGHKGALVEVSCETDFVGTNPKFTGFATKLAEVVADNAPADVEALKALPFEGADTVDSALTELIHTMGENMKIARFVVRSVQDGALSSYVHGGKLGVLVEFAFSKPATAENDAFKAYAHDVAMQVAAAQPVAARIEDVPAETVEHEVAIYKAQAAESGKPEAIQERMAEGRLNKFYKENVLTEQVFIKDSDQTIRSLGEKVSKECDDSISIVAFDRFSFGE; translated from the coding sequence ATGGCCACCAAGATCACCGCCCAGATGGTCAAGCAGCTCCGCGAGATGACCGACTCGCCCATGATGGAGTGCAAGAAGGCCCTCGTCGAGGCCGAGGGCGACCTCGAGAAGGCCGTCGACGTCCTCCGCACCATGGGCATCGCCAAGGCCGTCAAGAAGGCCGGCCGCGACACCAACGAGGGCACCGTGGGCGCCTTCGTCACCGCCGACGGCCACAAGGGCGCCCTCGTTGAGGTCTCTTGCGAGACCGACTTCGTGGGCACCAACCCCAAGTTCACCGGCTTCGCCACCAAGCTCGCCGAGGTCGTCGCCGACAACGCCCCGGCCGACGTCGAGGCGCTCAAGGCCCTGCCCTTCGAGGGCGCAGACACCGTGGACTCCGCGCTCACCGAGCTCATCCACACCATGGGCGAGAACATGAAGATCGCCCGCTTCGTCGTGCGCTCCGTCCAGGACGGCGCCCTCTCCAGCTACGTCCACGGCGGCAAGCTCGGCGTGCTCGTGGAGTTCGCCTTCTCCAAGCCCGCCACCGCCGAGAACGACGCCTTCAAGGCCTACGCCCACGACGTCGCCATGCAGGTGGCCGCCGCCCAGCCCGTGGCCGCCCGCATCGAGGACGTCCCGGCCGAGACCGTCGAGCACGAGGTCGCGATCTACAAGGCCCAGGCCGCCGAGTCCGGCAAGCCCGAGGCCATCCAGGAGCGCATGGCCGAGGGTCGCCTCAACAAGTTCTACAAGGAGAACGTGCTCACCGAGCAGGTCTTCATCAAGGACTCCGACCAGACCATCCGCTCCCTCGGCGAGAAGGTCTCCAAGGAGTGCGACGACAGCATCTCCATCGTCGCCTTCGACCGCTTCTCCTTCGGCGAGTAG
- the ispG gene encoding flavodoxin-dependent (E)-4-hydroxy-3-methylbut-2-enyl-diphosphate synthase, whose amino-acid sequence MEDLRREAGLLGDGAPGPLPRTLTRRVHVGPVAVGGGAPVAVQSMTCTPTQDPAATLAQVAALAEEGCEIVRVAVPSADALDGFGEVCAESPLPVVADIHFDHRLALGACARGASALRINPGNIGSWAKVDAVIDAAGEAGIPIRIGVNAGSLDPAVDAREDLTQPEKLVESALSFVRHFEGRGFPDIVLSAKTHSVPSTIRTNRELSARIPTVPLHLGVTEAGGLGPATVKNSVALGVLLSEGIGDTVRVSITAPPEEEVRVAWNILQSVGLRRRGPEIVSCPTCGRCRIDLMGLASQVEERLRGVEAPITVAVMGCVVNGPGEARAADIGIAGGDGQGLLIAGGESLGSVPEGRLLDALMEEIDRRYGDGPRP is encoded by the coding sequence ATGGAAGACCTTCGGCGCGAGGCCGGGCTCCTGGGTGACGGCGCCCCGGGGCCCCTTCCCCGCACCCTCACCCGGCGGGTCCACGTGGGCCCGGTGGCCGTGGGCGGCGGCGCCCCCGTGGCCGTCCAGTCCATGACCTGCACCCCGACCCAGGACCCCGCCGCCACGCTCGCCCAGGTCGCGGCCCTCGCCGAGGAGGGCTGCGAGATAGTTCGTGTCGCCGTCCCGTCGGCCGACGCCCTCGACGGTTTCGGCGAGGTCTGCGCCGAGAGCCCGCTGCCCGTGGTGGCCGACATCCACTTCGACCACCGGCTCGCCCTGGGGGCGTGCGCCCGGGGGGCCTCTGCCCTGCGGATCAACCCCGGCAACATCGGGTCATGGGCCAAGGTGGACGCCGTGATCGACGCCGCGGGCGAGGCCGGCATCCCCATCCGTATCGGCGTGAACGCCGGTTCCCTCGACCCGGCCGTGGACGCCCGCGAGGACCTCACGCAACCCGAGAAGCTCGTGGAGAGCGCCCTGTCGTTCGTGCGGCACTTCGAGGGGCGCGGCTTCCCCGACATCGTGCTCTCGGCCAAGACGCACTCGGTGCCCTCCACCATCCGCACCAACCGGGAGCTCTCGGCCCGCATCCCCACCGTGCCGCTGCACCTCGGCGTCACCGAGGCGGGGGGCCTCGGGCCCGCCACGGTCAAGAACTCCGTGGCCCTGGGGGTGCTCCTCTCCGAGGGTATCGGCGACACCGTGCGCGTCTCCATCACGGCGCCGCCGGAGGAGGAGGTTCGCGTCGCCTGGAACATCCTGCAGTCGGTGGGCCTGCGCCGCCGCGGCCCCGAGATCGTCTCGTGCCCCACGTGCGGGCGCTGCCGCATCGACCTCATGGGTCTCGCGTCGCAGGTGGAGGAGCGGCTGCGGGGCGTGGAGGCGCCCATCACCGTGGCCGTCATGGGCTGCGTGGTCAACGGGCCCGGTGAGGCCCGTGCCGCAGACATCGGCATCGCCGGCGGCGACGGCCAGGGCCTCCTCATCGCCGGCGGCGAGTCGCTGGGGTCCGTCCCGGAGGGGCGCCTCCTCGACGCCCTCATGGAGGAGATCGACCGCCGCTACGGCGACGGCCCGCGCCCGTAG
- a CDS encoding isoprenyl transferase, with the protein MRYDADALARHFADGPGDVSLADVDMARLPSHISIIMDGNGRWAEARGMERPYGHMAGVDSLRETITTCVRLGIDALSAYAFSTENWKRPQREVDMLMHLFATTLVNELPLFVQENVRLVFLGDLEALPRETREVFEEGLAKTASHTGMVLALAVNYGSRAEIARACRLVAADVAAGRMDPGSVDEFAVAERLYTAGLSDPELLIRTSGELRLSNFLLWQLAYAEFYVTPVLWPDFDRWELLRAVASFQGRERRFGGVVQG; encoded by the coding sequence TTGCGATACGACGCAGACGCGCTGGCGCGTCATTTCGCCGACGGTCCCGGTGACGTCTCCCTCGCCGACGTCGACATGGCGCGCCTGCCGTCCCATATCTCCATCATCATGGACGGCAACGGCCGTTGGGCCGAGGCCCGCGGCATGGAGCGCCCCTACGGCCACATGGCCGGTGTGGACTCCCTCCGCGAGACCATCACCACGTGCGTGCGCCTGGGGATCGACGCGCTGTCCGCCTATGCCTTCTCCACGGAGAACTGGAAGCGCCCGCAGCGCGAGGTGGACATGCTCATGCACCTGTTCGCGACCACGTTGGTGAACGAGCTGCCGCTCTTCGTCCAGGAGAACGTGCGCCTCGTCTTCCTCGGCGACCTCGAGGCACTGCCCCGGGAGACCCGGGAGGTCTTTGAGGAGGGCCTCGCCAAGACGGCGTCCCATACCGGCATGGTGCTCGCCCTCGCCGTGAACTACGGCTCCCGGGCCGAGATCGCCCGGGCCTGCCGGCTCGTGGCGGCCGACGTCGCCGCCGGTAGGATGGACCCCGGATCGGTGGACGAGTTCGCCGTGGCGGAGCGGCTCTACACGGCCGGTCTGTCCGACCCCGAGCTCCTCATCCGCACCTCGGGCGAGCTCAGGCTCTCCAACTTCCTCCTCTGGCAGCTCGCCTACGCCGAGTTCTACGTGACTCCCGTGCTCTGGCCGGACTTCGACCGCTGGGAGCTCCTGCGCGCCGTCGCGTCGTTCCAAGGGCGCGAGCGCCGGTTCGGGGGAGTGGTCCAAGGGTGA